The DNA sequence tttgaaatatggtaacgatttgcttcatAGCCAAGAGATGTGCGGTGgttttgttcattcattcatgcacCACAGGGAGGCAGCACTGCGTTGCTTGCCTGTAAGTTTGGAACCGGAAGTTTGTCACCGGACGTTTGTCACAAGCTAGCGACTATTGCCATTTCGACAAGGATAGGAGACCCCGACAAGGATAGGAGACCCCAGGAGACTGCGTGCTTGTTGTTTATCAACGTTTTTTATCCCAATTAAACCGTCACTATGGCTATGCAAGCAGCGAAACGCGCCAATGTAAGTTAAAAGTTATGGACTAGTGTAAATATTAGCCGGAATTGTTTCAAGTTTAACATCCGCTTTACGCTAGCTTAGCAGTTAGCACGCTAACTAGTGCGACAGAGAAGGGCCACAAAGTCTGTATTTGAAGTTCCCTCAGTGTTTTTATTCTTGTCGCATTGACGGTAAAGTCTGTTATTCTGTTTTAGTGTCTGAGATGATGTATTTCTCCACTATATGAGGCGAAGCTTGGTCTCAGACATGGACGCTAAGTATTAGCATATGGGGTCTATCTGCTTATCtacatacaaagaaaaaaagttctAGCATGAAGCCCAAATTACACGTGGTTCGCAGTGATTAGCATTGAATTGGcatttttgtgcttttataAGCGGATTAAATGCTTTACAATACTAAGACCATGTTGAACAGTTTGGTCTGccatttctaaatatttaagGATTTGCAAAATATCTGCTCAAAATTGATGCAAAGTCATTAAACAGTGAAATATCCATTTACTCAAGTGCTAAATCAGGGGCATCAACTACGGTGCTATGTCGAAATTATGGATTTCCATGAATACATGGTAGCTAGATATTAAAAATCTTAGTGACAATTTTTTTCAATCtatagtttgttgttttgttctttgttgtgtTGTATCCTCTGTGATTGGTCATGATTTGGTTTTTCTCACTGCAGATCCGATTACCGCCTGAGGTGAACAGAATCCTGTACATCAGAAATCTTCCTTATAAGATTACAGCTGAGGAGATGTATGATATCTTTGGGAAATATGGACCAATACGACAAATCCGAACGTAAGTTCAGTTTGAGACACTTTTCGTATGTTATGTTGTTTGAGGAAAGGAGCAGCTAAGTTCTAATCAAACTGGCATGTTTGTAAGGCACATAGAAGCTAAACATGCCCACTTGCTTTACTTGTAAGACGTTTACTTCTGCAAATACAAGTCTATCGGTTTTCTTATGAGACAAAGTCACTGGTTTAAACCAAGGCATTCTCAGCTTCTGATTAATAAGAACTCAAACCATTTATATGTTACACTTTGCTTGAAACAGTTATGAAACTGCTCGGTTTGTTCAGGTGCTCACTATTCGcattttatggttttttttcttctcagagGGAATACACCTGAAACAAGAGGAACAGCTTATGTTGTGTATGAAGACATCTTCGATGCCAAGAATGCCTGTGACCACCTGTCAGGCTTCAATGTCTGCAACCGTTACCTCGTGGTTCTCTACTACAATGCAAACAGAGTACGTATCAGCAGCACTGGACACATGCTATCACAATCTGGTTCCCAAGCAAAGCCAAATATGTAACTTGTTCTAGAAAAAGATCATCTGCTGCATTGATTCCAATTAAATGTGGTTTTCTACGTTGTTGTTTTGCAGGCATTCCAGAAAATGGACACAAAGAAGAAAGAGGAGCAACTGAAGcttttaaaagagaaatatgGGATCAACACAGACCCTCCAAAGTAGTGTCTCTGCGGCTCtcaacttttattttcattctttgtataaaaaaaacctgttgaTTTGTTTATGCTTATGATGAGTTATTGATACCATTGTTGAAAATatcattttacacattttttattttgtgagtcAGCCTGGACTCCCAATCTTTGAATTGAAGCTGGAGAGAGGGAGAGTGATGTTCTATGTGGTCAAACCTTTCAAAGACTTTTCAGGtgtaaactgttttgttttgaccCATCCTATTCAGCTGTAAACTGGACTGAACATAACCCCCTCATGGAAATTAAAACCCTCCTGTAAAATAAATGCTCCTATTTCTAAAAGCTTGCTTCCATGTTTTCTACTCTTTTCATATAGTGATGTAAAAGTGTTGCCCTCTGTGTACACCTGGGAGGTCAATGGGTTCtgcatttatgtgtgtgtgtgttcctgtcttggcatcacagtgagaaccattttcctgatttcaccatcaaattaaggaccgtttgtaccaaagtgaggacattttgctggttctcaggacctattttgctaacagttaggtttaggactaaggtgtgaattgagtttaggttaaggttagggttaagcATGCACTGCTAATGGtgaggtttagggttattgtcagggttagggcatagaaagggttgaaaattactgaaaatcaatggaagtcaatgggaggcaacacatggtcctcactacatatagcaaaacaagagtgtgtgtgtgtaagaacaCACACTACAATGTGGAACCAGAGGGACTCTGCTATCAAGTCATGGGTAAACATTTTCTCCAAAATGTTTCTCTATGTAGAGTTGCTTCATTTCTGTCACATCTGTGAGTTTAAATCATAAAATGAatcataaaaatcataaaatgaaaactatattttaatGGGGGTTTCTTTTACATGTGCACTAAGAAATCAGTTCATTTTGAAAGTGTCAAAATACACAAGGATGCCTGTGAAAAATAGGCGTTTTCTCAGACTAGATGTCATTTTTAATATGTGATAATTATAAAAATGATTGTAGAGCAGACATCATACATggattattaaatgtttttaatcccATGTTGCCTCTTAGCCTCAActgtgaagatttattgaacatCCTGTTAATGATGGTAATTATGTATAACAGTACAATGTCCTGGTCTGCTGTCGACAACACGAAGAGTTTGAGACTAAAGTCAAGAACTGATGAGCAGACGTTCTCCATGATTTTCTACTAGAGCAGAAGTTGTGGTTCCATGAATTCTGGCACGTCTAGGttttgaagcagcaaagcagtcccagaACATCAAGGTACCGTCACCGTGTTTGACATACTGAGTTCTTCTTAATTTTACTGCAGGACGCTACAGGATGCATACCTTGCAAAGAGATCCACTTTTATAGCATCAGTtcgaaatatttttccaaatatcTGGGGGATCATTAAGTTCCCTTTTTCAGCAAATGTGAGATGaacctttgtgttctttttgttggttttggccttggaactccgGGTGCTATTATTTAGTCTTTCTTGATGTTGATTCATGAACGTTGGCCATAACAGGAAAATTAGACCAGCAGTACTTTGGATATTGTTCTGGATTCTTtcgtgacctcctggatgagagaagcactcttggagtaattttggtaggtggGACACTGCTGGGAAGGTTAACGTTTTCTCATTGATTTTGGAATTTCTGTAGTCTGGCAATGATGCGTTGCCATTTAGGGTCTTTTAGTCTACTTCCTGTTGTTGGGTGGCTTGTTTtcaaatgaatattttttttttctccttgtgtCTTGCGGTAATCACACTGGGAGTGGATAGGGAAGTCGAACTCAGCTGTCCAGAACATGTGGTTAATCAAGGTTATTTGGTGATTTCACAAAGGGGTAGTTGCTTTGTCCAAATCAGGATAGGTTGTTGTGAGAATTTATTTTCCTTGAATAAATGgaataattattccaacagttttATGTTTACTCAGGTGTCACAAATTAGTTAGTGGGTTCAAATGCTTTTTTCATACTACTGTAGACAATATTAGCACCTCAGATTTGCAGGTAAAACCTTcctttaaaatttttatattaaGTTCACAATTGAATTGAGACCCGGTTTTGCTGGTTGCTGTTTAGGTGATCTGCCTCTTGGGTTTACTTGATGGCAAGATGCATCATCATCCTAAAAAAAAGATCTCATCTTCACCAAACCTACTTTGGATTGATGGAATGAGTAAAGTCTCAAAAATGTCCATGTCCCATTGTGCGTTTTCTATAAAGGTAATGACATCCTCCATTCTCCTTTACCTGACATGTGTCTGGCATCATAAatggacttcgacaaacttttacagaaattggcagTTTTGGATATGAAAATCCattgactagaagtgaatgtggaggtgaataagGGGTACAacaatgattcaactctgcctgtgatcccaaacagtgacagccagctcaacaactcagcaggcaatcagaacactgagaataaacctaccggcagacccctcTGGCAaattttaggggcatgcccaaagaatcaaggtggacgactcactggaagatctcagcaattaaatacaTTAGAATGGCCATACcaatcctataagcatagcatgaatacacctcctaagtccaaaacaaactttttcagtgattttaatgagcttttatctgtgatttgtgttgattatgattgtttaattacaggtccttctcaaaatattagcatattgtgatgaagttcattattttccataatgtcatgatgaaactttaacattcttatattttagattcattgcacactaactgaaatatttcaggtcttttattgtcttaatacggatgattttggcatacagctcatgaaaacccaaaattcctatctcacaaaattagcatatttcatccgaccaataaaagaaaagtgtttttaatacaaaaaacgtcaaccttcaaataatcatgtacagttatgcactcaatacttggtcgggaatccttttgcagaaatgactgcttcaatgcggcgtggcatggaggcaatcagcctgtggcactgctgaggtcttatggaggcccaggatgcttcgatagcggcctttagctcatccagagtgttgggtcttgagtctctcaacgttctcttcacaatatcccacagattctctatggggtttaggtcaggagagttggcaggccaattgagcacagtgataccatggtcagtaaaccatttaccagtggttttggcactgtgagcaggtgccaggtcgtgctgaaaaatgaaatcttcatctccataaagcttttcagcagatggaagcatgaagtgctccaaaatctcctgatagctagctgcgttgaccctgcccttgataaaacacagtggaccaacaccagcagctgacacggcaccccagaccatcactgactgtgggtacttgacactggacttctggcatttcggcatttccttctccccagtcttcctccagactctggcaccttgatttccgaatgacatgcagaatttgctttcatccgaaaaaagtactttggaccactgagcaacagtccagtgctgcttctctgtagcccaggtcaggcgcttctgtcgctgtttctggttcaaaagtggcttgacctggggaatgcggcacctgtagcccatttcctgcacacgcctgtgcacggtggctctggatgtttctactccagactcagtccactgcttccgcaggtcccccaaggtctggaatcggcccttctccacaatcttcctcagggtccggtcacctcttcttgttgtgcagcgttttctgccacactttttccttcccacagacttcccactgaggtgccttgatacagcactctgggaacagcctattcattcagaaatgtctttctgtgtcttaccctcttgcttgagggtgtcaatagtggccttctggacagcagtcaggtcggcagtcttacccatgattggggttttgagtgatgaaccaggctgggagttttaaaggcctcaggaatcttttgcaggtgtttagagttaactcgttgattcagatgattaggttcatagctcgtttagaaacccttttaatgatatgctaattttgtgagataggaattttgagttttcatgagctgtatgccaaaatcatccgtattaagacaataaaagacctgaaatattttagttagtgtgcaatgaatctaaaatatatgaatgttaaattttcatcaagacattatggaaaataatgaactttatcacaatatgctaatatttttagaaggacctgtattgtggAAGACTTGAACATTCAAATGGACAATCCttaagacagaagtgcaatagatctatgtgacactcttagaaatgttggtttggctcaacatgttaaacagcaaacacacaaacagggacatattttggacttgatcatcactaaaggtctaaacatttccaaggtgtctgtaactgatgttgctctatctgaccacttttctgttatttttgaaagcatcatctgcaatgactcagtttgccaaagagacataagaaaacgcatctttaaggacggtgctactgaaacctttaaccagatttactcttctacctctaCTTttccctgtaacactgtagatgagctggtagataactttcattctaaaatctcagacatcattgattcaattgctccaattaaagtgaaagtcgtttctgggaagaaaatgtctccgtggagaagtgctccaccagtcagaagtgaacaaaaggagtgtcgaaaagctgaacgcaggtggcgaaaggctggactccaggttcactatatgaACTATAAAgaaagactatacagatataacctacaactgaaaaatgcaagggttGTACTTCTTTTGATCATcaggaaaaacattaacaatgctcgtacattatttgccacggtcgacaggttaacaaaccctccagtaactgtagcatctgaactccactctaccagggcctgcaatgaatttgctaaattctttactgaaaaaacccaaaagatcagagaggcagtcagcacatccacatcatggcgccgacgatggcagcctgggagcttcgctctctgattctgatcaactccagtaccaatgttgtctccaactagaactgattttgacaaaatttcccaatttcaccaaataaactgcaaaatcttagaagaaattgtacagcaactaagctcttcttcccgctgtctcaatgttttacccacagctttccttaagaaagctttgcctgtaataacatctgatttaactcaaataataaacacgtcccttttgtcaggtgttttcccccaggccctaaaaacaattatcaaacctctattgaaaaagagcaacttggacaagctgctactacagaactacaggcctatatcaaacctccccttcatcagtaagattattgaaaaagctgtgtttcagcagttaaacaacttcctaacaacgaccaactgcTTCGATGTCTTCTAGTCAGGCTttctgctcaccacagtacagagactgctcttgtcaaggtgttcaatgacatccgtataaatgcagactgtggaagaaccacagtgctggtattattggaccttagtgcagcattcgacactgttgatcactccattttattagagcgtctggaaaactgggtcggcctttctggtacagcactcaactggtttaaatcctacttgaaggaaagggacttttttgtgtcagtaggtaactttacatcagagtgcacaaaaatcacatgtggcgttccccaagggtccatattagggcccctcctattcaatatctacatgctccccctaactcagattttaataaacaacgtaagttatcataactatgcagacgacacacgttatgatgtcaccagatgaccatgaacccattcatcccaaagggattaataaagtatttttaaagttctgtatataaataaagttctgtgaacaacagatggtgtaatccaggacatgtaactgtgaagtgtcagctctgcagtccagatatttaGCTGTTGgaagtaagttttcgtccatattatttacccagagagttcaccagtgttattttggcaacagtttacgttccgccttccgctgttgctgacactgcatgtgatgccatcatctcagttgttgctaagctacagacacaaaactcCAATGCGTTTGTGgaaatatctggtgattttaaccatgcttcactctctgctacacttccaacacttcagtttgtcagctgctctaccagaaaaaacaaaatgttggatttcttttgtgaagatgtcaaggactcatacatctctacagcaagacctcctctaggcaaatcacaatcttg is a window from the Girardinichthys multiradiatus isolate DD_20200921_A chromosome 15, DD_fGirMul_XY1, whole genome shotgun sequence genome containing:
- the LOC124882167 gene encoding splicing factor 3B subunit 6; this translates as MAMQAAKRANIRLPPEVNRILYIRNLPYKITAEEMYDIFGKYGPIRQIRTGNTPETRGTAYVVYEDIFDAKNACDHLSGFNVCNRYLVVLYYNANRAFQKMDTKKKEEQLKLLKEKYGINTDPPK